Proteins encoded together in one Micromonospora kangleipakensis window:
- a CDS encoding TIGR03089 family protein, translating to MADNIARVFADAIATDPTRPLLTWYDDATGERTELSGATLANWVAKTANLLVDEAALAPGDTAGVLLPPHWQTAAVLLGCWSAKLTVVDTPGAVDVLFAAADRAAEAAAWSAGERYALALAPFAAPLRQVPPGFADYVVEVRGHGDHFTPYPKGGEADADLLARAEARATELGITPGDRLLIDAAVHPDPVDWLLAPLTRPASIVLCGNLDPSRLDSRATTEKATRTLT from the coding sequence ATGGCCGACAACATTGCCCGGGTCTTCGCCGACGCGATCGCGACCGATCCGACCCGTCCCCTGCTGACCTGGTACGACGACGCGACCGGCGAGCGGACCGAACTGTCCGGCGCGACGCTCGCGAACTGGGTGGCCAAGACGGCCAACCTGCTCGTTGACGAGGCGGCCCTCGCCCCCGGCGACACGGCCGGGGTGCTGCTGCCGCCGCACTGGCAGACCGCCGCGGTGCTGCTCGGCTGCTGGTCGGCGAAGTTGACGGTGGTCGACACGCCGGGTGCCGTGGACGTGCTCTTCGCCGCGGCCGACCGGGCCGCCGAGGCGGCGGCCTGGTCGGCCGGCGAGCGGTACGCCCTCGCGCTCGCCCCGTTCGCTGCCCCGCTGCGGCAGGTGCCGCCCGGCTTCGCCGACTACGTCGTCGAGGTACGCGGCCACGGCGACCACTTCACCCCGTACCCGAAGGGCGGCGAGGCGGACGCGGACCTGCTGGCGCGCGCGGAGGCCCGGGCGACGGAGCTGGGGATCACCCCCGGCGACCGCCTGCTGATCGACGCGGCCGTCCACCCCGACCCGGTCGACTGGCTCCTGGCCCCGCTGACCCGACCTGCCAGCATCGTCCTCTGCGGCAACCTCGACCCGTCCCGCCTCGACTCCCGCGCGACCACGGAAAAGGCCACCCGCACCCTGACCTGA
- a CDS encoding glycosyltransferase family 4 protein — MTAGRPPRVLIDATSVPADRGGVGRYVDGLLGALGKVCGSGVDLAVVSLRTDLERYTRMLPGAEVVPAPAAVAHRPARLAWEQTGLPLLAQQVGAEVLHSPFYTCPLRAGCPVTVTVHDATFFTEPEHYDKSRRTFFRSAIKTSLRRADRVIVPSKATRDELIRLLDADPTRIDVAYHGVDQAAFHAPSEEEKARVRARLGLGSSSYIAFLGAKEPRKNVPNLIRGWARAVADRADPPALVIAGGQGHDDDIDRAVAEVPSHLRLLRPGYLRYADLPGFLGGALVAAYPSYGEGFGLPILEAMACAAPVLTTPRLSLPEVGGDAVAYTSEDPAQIATDLAALLDDEHRRLSLAKAGFDRAKEFTWESSAEVHIAAWSRARS, encoded by the coding sequence GTGACCGCCGGTCGCCCGCCCCGCGTGCTCATCGACGCCACGAGTGTCCCCGCCGACCGTGGCGGCGTCGGTAGATACGTCGATGGCCTGCTCGGCGCCCTCGGCAAGGTCTGCGGCTCCGGCGTGGACCTGGCCGTGGTGAGCCTCCGCACCGACCTGGAGCGCTACACCCGGATGCTGCCCGGGGCAGAGGTCGTCCCCGCACCGGCGGCGGTCGCGCACCGTCCCGCCCGGCTCGCCTGGGAGCAGACCGGCCTGCCGCTGCTCGCCCAGCAGGTGGGCGCGGAGGTCCTGCACTCGCCGTTCTACACCTGTCCGCTGCGAGCCGGCTGCCCGGTCACGGTCACCGTGCACGACGCGACCTTCTTCACCGAGCCGGAGCATTACGACAAGTCCCGCCGGACGTTCTTCCGCAGCGCGATCAAGACGTCGCTGCGCCGGGCCGACCGGGTGATCGTGCCGAGCAAGGCCACCCGGGATGAGCTGATCCGGCTGCTCGACGCCGACCCGACCCGGATCGACGTGGCGTACCACGGTGTCGACCAGGCCGCCTTCCACGCCCCGAGCGAGGAGGAGAAGGCCCGGGTCCGGGCCCGGCTGGGGCTGGGCAGCAGCAGCTACATCGCGTTCCTCGGGGCCAAGGAGCCGCGCAAGAACGTACCCAACCTGATCCGCGGCTGGGCCCGCGCGGTGGCCGACCGGGCCGACCCGCCGGCCCTGGTCATCGCCGGCGGCCAGGGGCACGACGACGACATCGACCGCGCGGTGGCCGAGGTCCCGTCCCACCTGCGGCTGCTCCGCCCGGGCTACCTGCGCTACGCCGACCTGCCCGGCTTCCTCGGCGGCGCCCTGGTCGCCGCCTACCCGTCGTACGGCGAGGGTTTCGGCCTGCCGATCCTGGAGGCGATGGCCTGCGCCGCGCCGGTGCTCACCACGCCCCGGCTCTCGCTGCCGGAGGTGGGCGGCGACGCGGTGGCCTACACCAGCGAGGACCCGGCCCAGATCGCCACCGACCTGGCCGCCCTGCTGGACGACGAGCACCGCCGGCTCTCCCTGGCCAAGGCCGGTTTCGACCGGGCCAAGGAGTTCACCTGGGAGTCCAGCGCCGAGGTGCACATCGCGGCGTGGAGCCGGGCCCGTTCCTGA
- a CDS encoding mannose-1-phosphate guanylyltransferase, giving the protein MFYAVIPAGGSGTRLWPLSRAGHPKFLHPLTGTPASLLQATVDRLAPLTTPERTLVVTGAAHVAAVARQLAGLPEENILVEPSPRDSCAAIALAAAVIALRDPEAVMGSFAADHLIGDPARWAETVRQAIGGAERGLLMTVGITPTRPETGYGYLETGDPTGDGPLRPVTEFKEKPAAEVAEGYVRSGRYLWNASMFVWRVDVFLAELARQQPALHAGITAIAAAWGTPEQDDILGTVWPTLPKISVDYAVMEGAATAGRVATVPGDFGWNDVGDFHTLGEVLPADPDGNVVLGIDGKPGVLLHDSRDLVVVPQSGRLVAVLGLHDLIVVDTPDAVLVCPRDRAQDVKKLVDELKERGEEGYV; this is encoded by the coding sequence ATGTTCTACGCCGTCATCCCGGCGGGTGGCAGCGGCACGAGGTTGTGGCCGCTGTCCCGCGCCGGCCACCCCAAGTTCCTCCACCCGCTGACCGGCACCCCGGCCTCGCTGCTCCAGGCTACGGTGGACCGGCTCGCGCCGCTGACCACACCCGAGCGGACGTTGGTGGTCACCGGTGCCGCGCACGTCGCGGCGGTGGCTCGACAACTGGCCGGCCTGCCCGAGGAGAACATCCTCGTAGAGCCCTCGCCGCGCGACTCCTGCGCGGCGATCGCCCTGGCCGCCGCGGTGATCGCGCTGCGCGACCCCGAGGCGGTGATGGGCTCGTTCGCCGCGGACCACCTGATCGGTGACCCGGCCCGCTGGGCGGAGACGGTGCGCCAGGCGATCGGCGGCGCCGAGCGGGGGCTGCTGATGACGGTGGGGATCACCCCGACCCGGCCGGAGACCGGCTACGGCTACCTGGAGACCGGTGATCCGACGGGTGACGGTCCACTGCGTCCGGTCACCGAGTTCAAGGAGAAGCCGGCCGCCGAGGTGGCCGAGGGGTACGTCCGCTCCGGGCGGTACCTCTGGAACGCCAGCATGTTCGTCTGGCGGGTGGACGTCTTCCTGGCCGAGCTGGCCCGGCAGCAGCCGGCGCTGCACGCCGGGATCACCGCGATCGCGGCCGCCTGGGGCACCCCGGAGCAGGACGACATCCTCGGCACCGTCTGGCCGACCCTGCCGAAGATCTCCGTGGACTACGCGGTGATGGAGGGCGCGGCGACGGCCGGCCGGGTGGCCACCGTGCCCGGCGACTTCGGCTGGAACGACGTCGGCGACTTCCACACCCTCGGCGAGGTGCTGCCCGCCGACCCGGACGGCAACGTGGTGCTCGGCATCGACGGCAAGCCGGGCGTGCTGCTGCACGACAGCCGGGACCTGGTGGTGGTGCCGCAGTCGGGCCGGCTGGTGGCCGTCCTCGGCCTGCACGACCTGATCGTGGTGGACACCCCGGACGCGGTGCTGGTCTGCCCCCGCGACCGGGCCCAGGACGTCAAGAAGCTGGTCGACGAGCTGAAGGAGCGCGGCGAGGAGGGCTACGTCTGA
- a CDS encoding NUDIX hydrolase, with protein sequence MPDILPVTGPTVPPPAAEAHADLHADASAVLAGWRPTGPAAGAARDRTLELLTAGPVAMSRSHRPGHVTASALVLDPTGGRVLLCLHGKFRKWVQLGGHCEPGDRTLAGAALREATEESGITGLTVDPVPIDVDIHPVSCQGGSLHYDVRFAVFAPAGATERVSAESEALGWFPPDRLPEPLADGTVQLVAPALAALRGRTAR encoded by the coding sequence ATGCCCGACATCCTCCCCGTCACCGGTCCCACCGTCCCGCCGCCCGCCGCCGAGGCCCACGCCGACCTGCACGCCGACGCCTCCGCCGTGCTGGCCGGCTGGCGACCGACCGGTCCGGCGGCGGGTGCGGCGCGGGACCGCACGCTGGAGCTGCTGACGGCGGGGCCGGTGGCGATGAGCCGGAGCCACCGCCCCGGGCACGTCACCGCCAGCGCGCTGGTGCTCGATCCCACCGGCGGTCGGGTGCTGCTCTGCCTGCACGGCAAGTTCCGCAAGTGGGTGCAGCTCGGCGGGCACTGCGAGCCCGGCGACCGGACCCTGGCGGGCGCCGCGCTCCGCGAGGCGACCGAGGAGTCCGGGATCACCGGCCTGACGGTCGACCCGGTCCCGATCGACGTGGACATCCACCCGGTGAGCTGCCAGGGCGGCTCGCTGCACTACGACGTCCGGTTCGCGGTCTTCGCCCCGGCCGGGGCCACCGAGCGGGTCAGCGCCGAGTCGGAGGCGCTGGGCTGGTTCCCGCCGGACCGGCTGCCCGAGCCGCTGGCCGACGGGACGGTCCAGCTCGTCGCGCCGGCCCTGGCCGCTCTGCGGGGTCGTACCGCCCGCTGA
- a CDS encoding ArsR/SmtB family transcription factor has product MLKIFFTSEDILRTRVAPAADPVWELVLSLHLLQGRSRDPLMANWRRSVARTLRTDSAADRLRLLFALNPPRGYFPDFLTPYESLAGFEAGLDAVRGTPVDLLRRDLTLLSGETPLPSSASALARGEPEVLRHLTDSMARYQELAIAPYWSRIRAAVEADRARRARALLDGGVEGLLASLRPSMRWEAGMLEVLDYPDTRELYLDGRGLLLVPSFFCARTPVALLDPTLPPVLVYPVDRLGGLAPEPGRGAGPAPGDGNSQALAALLGRTRAAVLAATDDGCTTGEVARRLNISPAAASQHTAVLRNAGLLVSHRDRNTVLHTLTPLGRAMLDA; this is encoded by the coding sequence ATGCTGAAGATCTTTTTCACGAGCGAGGACATTCTGCGGACCAGGGTGGCCCCCGCCGCGGACCCGGTCTGGGAACTAGTCCTCAGCCTGCACCTGTTGCAGGGCCGCAGCCGGGACCCGCTGATGGCGAACTGGCGACGCAGCGTGGCCCGGACCCTGCGTACCGACAGCGCCGCCGACCGTCTCCGCCTGCTCTTCGCGCTGAACCCGCCCCGCGGCTACTTCCCCGACTTCCTCACCCCGTACGAGAGCCTGGCGGGCTTCGAGGCGGGGTTGGACGCGGTCCGGGGCACCCCGGTCGACCTGCTGCGCCGGGACCTCACCCTGCTGTCCGGGGAGACCCCGCTGCCCTCCTCGGCGTCCGCGCTGGCCCGGGGCGAGCCCGAGGTGCTGCGCCACCTCACCGACTCGATGGCGCGGTACCAGGAGCTGGCCATCGCGCCGTACTGGTCCCGGATCCGGGCGGCGGTGGAGGCCGACCGGGCGCGGCGGGCCCGGGCCCTGCTCGACGGCGGCGTGGAGGGGCTGCTGGCCAGCCTGCGCCCGAGCATGCGCTGGGAGGCGGGAATGCTCGAGGTGCTCGACTACCCGGACACCCGGGAGCTGTACCTGGACGGTCGCGGGCTGCTGCTGGTCCCGTCCTTCTTCTGCGCCCGGACCCCGGTAGCGCTGCTCGACCCGACCCTGCCGCCGGTGCTGGTCTACCCGGTCGACCGGCTCGGCGGGCTCGCCCCGGAGCCCGGCCGGGGCGCCGGTCCGGCACCGGGCGACGGGAACAGCCAGGCCCTGGCGGCCCTGCTCGGGCGGACCCGCGCCGCCGTGCTGGCGGCGACCGACGACGGCTGCACCACCGGCGAGGTGGCCCGCCGGCTGAACATCTCGCCCGCCGCGGCCAGCCAGCACACCGCCGTGCTGCGCAACGCCGGGCTGCTGGTCAGCCACCGGGACCGCAACACCGTGCTGCACACGCTGACCCCGCTCGGCCGGGCCATGCTCGACGCCTGA
- a CDS encoding coenzyme F420-0:L-glutamate ligase — translation MRLEILPVPGIGDVTEGDDLAAMIATAAPWLRDGDVLVVTSKIVSKAEGRLVDVPADGPERLAARDEVLAAETTRVVATRGATRIVQTHHGFVMASAGIDASNVDKTRLVLLPEDPDASARALRAALRDRYDLDVAVIISDTMGRPWRNGLTDVALGVAGMSAIRDHRGEIDPYGNELQLTQMAVVDELAGAGELIKGKCDQVPVAVVRGYLGAARPDDGDGARALVRDAEMDLFSLGTAEAQAAGLRAAATLADGPGPTPADPAAVDRAVAAVADVVAPGTVFTHVTDEEVRAGLVATVPGWPAQATGLVLGAPPAPVDQPDLVRFGADLQRLRTALAAEGISSALLPPPDGSTASGALAV, via the coding sequence GTGAGGCTGGAGATCCTGCCGGTGCCGGGCATCGGCGACGTGACCGAGGGCGACGACCTGGCGGCGATGATCGCCACCGCGGCGCCGTGGCTGCGCGACGGCGACGTGCTGGTGGTGACCAGCAAGATCGTGTCGAAGGCGGAGGGCCGGCTGGTCGACGTGCCGGCGGACGGCCCCGAGCGGCTCGCCGCCCGGGACGAGGTGCTCGCCGCCGAGACGACCCGGGTGGTCGCCACCCGCGGGGCGACCCGGATCGTGCAGACCCACCACGGCTTCGTGATGGCCTCCGCCGGGATCGACGCCTCGAACGTCGACAAGACCCGGCTGGTGCTGCTCCCGGAGGACCCGGACGCCTCGGCCCGGGCGCTGCGCGCGGCGCTGCGGGACCGCTACGACCTCGACGTCGCGGTGATCATCAGCGACACGATGGGCCGGCCGTGGCGCAACGGGCTCACCGACGTGGCGCTCGGCGTGGCCGGGATGTCGGCCATCCGCGACCACCGGGGCGAGATCGACCCGTACGGCAACGAGCTGCAACTGACCCAGATGGCCGTGGTCGACGAGCTGGCCGGCGCCGGCGAGTTGATCAAGGGTAAGTGCGACCAGGTGCCGGTCGCGGTGGTCCGGGGCTACCTCGGCGCGGCCCGGCCCGATGACGGCGACGGCGCGCGGGCACTGGTCCGGGACGCCGAGATGGACCTCTTCTCGCTGGGCACCGCCGAGGCGCAGGCCGCCGGGCTGCGCGCCGCGGCCACCCTGGCCGACGGGCCCGGGCCGACGCCGGCCGACCCGGCCGCGGTCGACCGGGCCGTCGCCGCGGTCGCCGACGTGGTGGCGCCCGGCACGGTCTTCACCCACGTCACCGACGAGGAGGTACGCGCCGGTCTGGTGGCCACCGTGCCGGGCTGGCCGGCGCAGGCCACCGGCCTGGTTCTCGGGGCCCCGCCGGCCCCGGTCGACCAGCCGGACCTGGTGCGCTTCGGCGCCGACCTGCAACGGCTGCGGACCGCGCTGGCCGCGGAGGGGATCTCCTCCGCGCTCCTGCCGCCGCCCGACGGCAGCACCGCCAGCGGCGCCCTCGCCGTCTGA
- the cofD gene encoding 2-phospho-L-lactate transferase, whose protein sequence is MRIVVLTGGIGGARFLLGVRTYAREVGAEVTAVVNVGDDLLLHGLKVCPDLDSVMYTLGGGADPERGWGRVGETWTVKAELAAYGAEPSWFGLGDKDIATHLVRTTMLNAGYPLSAVTQALATRWEPGLTMLPATDDRLETHVVVSGRSEPASPAVANSAGAVDGDQGQRAIHFQEWWVRYRAEIPTHRFVFVGAETAKPAPGVLAAIGSADVVLIAPSNPVVSIAPILAVPGLREAVTDGPAPVVGVSPIIGGAPVRGMADRCLDVLGVECSAAGVGGLYGGRPAGGLLDGWLVAPEDEGTLVPGVTVRTAPLRMTDETATVAMVRAALELV, encoded by the coding sequence ATGCGCATCGTGGTTCTGACCGGCGGGATCGGCGGCGCCCGGTTCCTGCTCGGCGTCCGGACGTACGCCCGAGAGGTGGGGGCCGAGGTGACCGCCGTGGTCAACGTCGGCGACGATCTGTTGCTGCACGGCCTGAAGGTCTGCCCCGACCTGGACAGCGTGATGTACACGCTGGGCGGTGGCGCCGACCCGGAGCGGGGCTGGGGCCGGGTGGGCGAGACCTGGACGGTCAAGGCGGAGCTGGCGGCGTACGGCGCGGAGCCGAGCTGGTTCGGCCTCGGCGACAAGGACATCGCGACGCACCTGGTGCGGACGACGATGCTCAACGCCGGGTACCCGCTCTCCGCGGTGACCCAGGCGCTGGCCACCCGGTGGGAGCCGGGCCTGACCATGCTGCCGGCCACCGACGACCGGCTGGAGACCCACGTGGTGGTGAGCGGGAGGAGCGAGCCTGCGAGCCCCGCGGTCGCGAACAGCGCCGGCGCTGTGGATGGCGACCAGGGCCAGCGGGCGATCCACTTCCAGGAGTGGTGGGTGCGGTACCGGGCGGAGATCCCGACGCACCGGTTCGTCTTCGTCGGCGCGGAGACCGCGAAGCCGGCGCCGGGGGTGCTGGCGGCGATCGGCTCCGCCGACGTGGTGCTGATCGCGCCGAGCAACCCGGTGGTGAGCATCGCGCCGATCCTGGCCGTACCGGGGCTGCGCGAAGCGGTCACCGACGGGCCGGCGCCGGTGGTGGGCGTGTCGCCGATCATCGGCGGGGCGCCGGTGCGCGGCATGGCCGACCGCTGCCTGGACGTGCTCGGCGTGGAGTGCAGCGCGGCCGGGGTGGGCGGCCTCTACGGCGGGCGGCCGGCGGGCGGGCTGCTCGACGGCTGGCTGGTCGCGCCGGAGGACGAGGGCACGCTGGTGCCGGGGGTGACCGTCCGGACGGCGCCGCTCCGGATGACCGACGAGACGGCGACGGTGGCGATGGTCCGCGCCGCATTGGAGCTGGTGTGA
- a CDS encoding bifunctional FO biosynthesis protein CofGH encodes MVDRTDSAPTAASVQRALRRAATGRALDLDEATALLTARGAALDELLRIAGDIRDAGLREAGRPGVVTFSKKVFVPLTRLCRDRCHYCTFATVPHRLPAAFLDRDEVLAIAREGAAQGCKEALFTLGDRPEERWPAARQWLDERGYDSTLDYLRACAVAVLEETGLLPHLNPGVLSWSELQRLKPVAPSMGMMLETTATRLWSEPGGPHFGSPDKEPAVRLRVLDDAGRVGVPFTTGILIGIGETPAERVDALFAIRRAQREYGHLQEVIVQNFRAKPDTAMRGMPDAELHDLAATVAVARVLLGPRARIQAPPNLIEGEYDLLLRAGIDDWGGVSPVTPDHVNPERPWPQLDELARHTAAAGFTLRERLTVYPEYVRAGDPWLDPRLLPHVTALADPATGLAVESARPVGRPWQEPEEVFGGRTDLHVTIDTAGRTDDRRGDFDSVYGDWSEVAGKADASLAGARAGATGGAGDHDLRTGLRLAADDPAALLEPRHADAALALFAADGPALDELCRRADEVRRDVVGDEVTYVVNRNINFSNVCYVGCRFCAFAQRESDADAFRLSLEQVADRAEEAWAVGASEVCLQGGIDPKLPVTGYADLVRAIKARVPGMHVHAFSPMEIVTAAAKAGVPVKEWLVQLREAGLDTIPGTAAEILDDEVRWVLTKGKLPAAAWVEVVSTAHELGIRSSSTMMYGHVDHPGQWLAHFRVLAGVQDRTGGFTEFVALPFVHTNAPIYLAGIARPGPTWRENRVVHAMARLLLHGRIDNIQCSWVKLGDEGTVAMLRGGCNDLGGTLMEETISRMAGSGNGSARTEEQLRAIAAAAGRPARKRTTAYGHARA; translated from the coding sequence ATGGTTGATCGCACCGACTCCGCCCCGACCGCGGCGAGCGTGCAGCGGGCGCTGCGGCGGGCCGCGACCGGGCGGGCGCTGGACCTCGACGAGGCGACCGCGCTGCTGACCGCCCGGGGCGCCGCGCTGGACGAGCTGCTCCGGATCGCCGGCGACATCCGCGACGCCGGGCTGCGCGAGGCCGGCCGTCCCGGTGTGGTCACCTTCTCCAAGAAGGTCTTCGTCCCGCTGACCCGGCTCTGCCGGGACCGCTGCCACTACTGCACCTTCGCCACGGTGCCGCATCGGCTGCCGGCCGCGTTCCTCGACCGGGACGAGGTGCTGGCGATCGCCCGCGAGGGCGCGGCGCAGGGCTGCAAGGAGGCGCTCTTCACGCTCGGCGACCGCCCCGAGGAGCGCTGGCCGGCGGCGCGGCAGTGGCTGGACGAGCGCGGCTACGACTCCACCCTGGACTACCTGCGCGCCTGCGCGGTGGCGGTGCTGGAGGAGACCGGACTGCTGCCGCACCTGAACCCGGGCGTCCTGTCCTGGTCGGAGTTGCAACGGCTCAAGCCGGTCGCGCCGAGCATGGGGATGATGCTGGAGACCACGGCGACCCGGCTCTGGTCGGAGCCGGGCGGCCCGCATTTCGGCTCGCCGGACAAGGAGCCGGCGGTCCGGCTCCGGGTGCTCGACGACGCCGGCCGGGTGGGGGTGCCGTTCACCACCGGCATCCTCATCGGCATCGGGGAGACCCCCGCCGAGCGGGTCGACGCGCTCTTCGCGATCCGCCGCGCGCAGCGGGAGTACGGCCACCTCCAGGAGGTGATCGTGCAGAACTTCCGCGCCAAGCCGGACACCGCGATGCGCGGCATGCCCGACGCCGAGCTGCACGACCTGGCCGCCACGGTTGCGGTGGCCCGGGTGCTGCTCGGGCCGCGGGCCCGGATCCAGGCCCCGCCGAACCTGATCGAGGGCGAGTACGACCTCCTCCTGCGCGCCGGCATCGACGACTGGGGCGGGGTGTCCCCGGTGACCCCGGACCACGTCAACCCGGAGCGCCCCTGGCCGCAACTCGACGAGCTGGCCCGGCACACCGCTGCGGCGGGCTTCACGCTGCGGGAACGGCTCACCGTCTACCCCGAGTACGTCCGGGCCGGCGACCCCTGGCTGGATCCGCGCCTGCTGCCGCACGTGACCGCGCTGGCGGATCCGGCGACCGGCCTCGCGGTCGAGTCGGCCCGCCCGGTGGGCCGCCCGTGGCAGGAGCCGGAGGAGGTGTTCGGCGGCCGGACCGACCTGCACGTGACCATCGACACCGCCGGGCGTACCGACGACCGGCGCGGCGACTTCGACAGCGTCTACGGTGACTGGTCGGAGGTGGCCGGCAAGGCCGACGCCAGCCTGGCCGGCGCCCGCGCCGGGGCGACCGGCGGCGCGGGCGACCACGATCTGCGTACCGGGCTGCGGTTGGCCGCCGACGACCCGGCGGCGCTGCTGGAGCCGCGGCACGCGGACGCGGCGCTGGCGCTCTTCGCCGCCGACGGCCCGGCGCTGGACGAGCTCTGCCGGCGCGCCGACGAGGTGCGGCGGGACGTGGTCGGCGACGAGGTCACCTACGTGGTCAACCGCAACATCAACTTCAGCAACGTCTGCTACGTCGGCTGCCGGTTCTGCGCCTTCGCCCAGCGGGAGAGCGACGCGGACGCGTTCCGGCTGTCGCTGGAGCAGGTCGCCGACCGGGCCGAGGAGGCGTGGGCCGTCGGCGCCAGCGAGGTCTGCCTCCAGGGCGGGATCGATCCGAAGCTCCCGGTCACCGGCTACGCCGACCTGGTCCGGGCGATCAAGGCGCGCGTGCCGGGGATGCACGTGCACGCCTTCTCCCCGATGGAGATCGTCACGGCCGCCGCGAAGGCCGGCGTACCGGTGAAGGAGTGGCTGGTCCAGCTCCGGGAGGCCGGCCTGGACACCATCCCGGGCACCGCCGCGGAGATCCTCGACGACGAGGTGCGCTGGGTGCTCACCAAGGGCAAACTGCCGGCCGCCGCCTGGGTCGAGGTGGTGAGCACGGCCCACGAGCTGGGCATCCGGTCCAGCTCCACGATGATGTACGGCCACGTCGACCACCCGGGCCAGTGGCTCGCCCACTTCCGGGTGCTGGCCGGGGTGCAGGATCGCACCGGCGGCTTCACCGAGTTCGTGGCGCTGCCGTTCGTGCACACCAACGCGCCGATCTACCTGGCCGGCATCGCCCGGCCCGGCCCGACCTGGCGGGAGAACCGGGTGGTGCACGCGATGGCCCGGCTGCTGCTGCACGGTCGGATCGACAACATCCAGTGCTCCTGGGTGAAGCTGGGCGACGAGGGCACCGTGGCGATGCTCCGGGGCGGCTGCAACGACCTGGGCGGCACGCTGATGGAGGAGACCATCTCCCGGATGGCGGGCTCGGGCAACGGCTCGGCGCGTACCGAGGAGCAGCTGCGGGCGATCGCGGCGGCGGCGGGGCGGCCGGCCCGCAAGCGGACGACCGCGTACGGTCACGCCCGCGCGTAG
- a CDS encoding DUF4331 domain-containing protein: MSSHREAPEIAKDPVADSSDLYAFVSPDHPDTVTLIANYVPLQLPSGGPNFFEFGDDVRYEIHIDNDGDGYPDVTYRFEFSTEITNPNSFLYNTGPIESLESKNWNRRQFYRLTRVADGKERVLAHKLPCPPCNVGPLSTPKYHDLVRQATYRLSTGEKVFAGQRADGFFVDLGAIFDLGTLRPFQQLHVAGKKIFKAEGEPVNALDRMNVHSIAVQVPLSRVRRKAARYGAADRASTIGVWTSASRQQVRVLGDRVAADTAAGPFTQVSRLGNPLFNEVVVPMSEKDLWNTLPPAEDKRFARFVEQPELAGLLPVLYPGVFPNLDALNKSKKPRADLVAILLTGIPAGLIDGFTNSTGDVQADMLRLNTAIKPSRKPDRFGVLGGDLAGFPNGRRVGDDVVSIALRAVAGVTVPLVDKAFKPDAAAAAVTPGLSAADVSAPFLGDFPFLGTPYDGFNNPPAAKS, from the coding sequence ATGTCCTCCCACCGCGAAGCCCCGGAGATAGCCAAGGATCCGGTCGCCGACAGCTCCGACCTGTACGCGTTCGTCAGTCCCGATCATCCGGACACGGTCACGTTGATCGCCAACTACGTGCCGTTGCAGCTCCCCTCGGGCGGTCCGAACTTCTTCGAGTTCGGTGACGACGTGCGGTACGAGATTCATATCGACAACGATGGCGACGGCTATCCCGATGTGACGTACCGGTTCGAATTCAGCACCGAGATCACGAATCCGAACAGCTTTCTCTACAACACCGGGCCGATCGAGTCGCTGGAGAGCAAGAACTGGAACCGGCGGCAGTTCTACCGGCTGACCCGGGTGGCCGACGGCAAGGAGCGCGTGCTCGCGCACAAGCTGCCCTGCCCGCCGTGCAACGTCGGCCCGCTCTCCACCCCGAAGTACCACGACCTGGTCCGGCAGGCCACGTACCGCCTCTCCACCGGGGAGAAGGTCTTCGCCGGGCAGCGGGCGGACGGCTTCTTCGTCGACCTCGGCGCGATCTTCGACCTCGGTACGCTGCGGCCGTTCCAGCAGCTGCACGTGGCCGGGAAGAAGATCTTCAAGGCCGAGGGGGAGCCGGTCAACGCGCTGGACCGGATGAACGTGCACAGCATCGCGGTGCAGGTGCCGCTGAGCCGGGTCCGCCGTAAGGCCGCCCGGTACGGCGCCGCCGACCGGGCCTCGACGATCGGGGTGTGGACGTCCGCATCGCGCCAGCAGGTGCGGGTGCTCGGCGACCGGGTCGCCGCGGACACCGCCGCCGGTCCGTTCACCCAGGTCTCCCGGCTCGGCAATCCACTGTTCAACGAGGTCGTCGTGCCGATGTCCGAGAAGGACCTGTGGAACACGTTGCCGCCCGCGGAGGACAAGCGGTTCGCCCGGTTCGTCGAGCAGCCGGAGCTGGCCGGGCTGCTGCCCGTGCTCTACCCGGGCGTCTTCCCCAACCTGGACGCGCTGAACAAGTCGAAGAAGCCGCGAGCGGACCTGGTGGCGATTCTGCTGACCGGCATTCCCGCCGGCCTGATCGACGGCTTCACCAACTCGACCGGCGACGTCCAGGCCGACATGCTGCGACTGAACACGGCGATCAAGCCGAGCCGCAAGCCGGACCGGTTCGGCGTGCTCGGCGGCGACCTGGCCGGCTTCCCGAACGGCCGCCGGGTCGGCGACGACGTGGTGAGCATCGCGCTGCGGGCCGTCGCCGGGGTCACCGTGCCGCTGGTGGACAAGGCGTTCAAGCCGGACGCCGCCGCGGCGGCGGTCACCCCTGGGTTGAGCGCCGCCGACGTGAGCGCCCCGTTCCTGGGCGACTTCCCGTTCCTCGGCACCCCGTACGACGGGTTCAACAACCCGCCGGCGGCGAAGTCCTGA